Below is a genomic region from Actinomadura sp. NAK00032.
CGAGCGGGATGCTGACGAACGCGGCGGCGACCAGCAGCTGCATGACGGCGGCAAGGGTGTTCACGGGCGCTCCCTCAGTACTTGCACTTAGTTCAATTACCGGACGGGGAGAACGGTAACCCACGACTTGAACTATGTGCAAGTGGTGCCTACGGTGGAGTCCATGCCTCGCGACACCCTCTCCCGCGACCAGATCGTCCGCACCGCCGTCGCGCTGCTGGACGACGAAGGGCTCGAAGGCCTCAACATGCGCGCCCTGGGCAAGCGGCTCGACTCCGCCGCCACCGCCGTGTACTGGCACGTCAAGAGCAAGGACAACCTGGTCCTGCTGGCCACCGACCAGGTCTGGGGCGAGCTCACGCTGCCCGACCCGGACGCCGTCGGCTGGCGCGCCGCCGCCACCGCCATGGCCGCCGACCTGTACCGGATGTTCACCCGGCACCCCTGGCTCGTGCAGGTCTTCGCCGCGCACCTCGTCTACGGGGAGAGCAAGGCGCGCCATGACGAGCACCAGCTCGCCGTGTACGAAGCCGGCGGCTTCACCGGCGCGGACGCCGACCGGGCCGCCGCCGCCGTGTTCACCTACGTCCTCGGCAACGCGGCCGGCGTCGCCGCGACCGCCTCGCTCACCCGCAGGCTCGACCGGGACGGCGGCGCCCGCGAGCAGTTCGACGCCGCCATGGCGCAGGCCCGGGAGATCGCCGAGCGCTTCCCGCGCCTGCGCGCCCGCCTGGACAGCGCGGCCGCGACGGGCTACGCCGCGTCCCCCGACCAGACCTTCGAGTTCGGCCTCCAGTCACTGCTCGACGGCCTGGAGCGCACCGCGTCCCACCCCGGATGACCGGCCCCCTCCGGCGGAGGCCGCAGGGGGTGGACGTGGTGGAGGGTGGCAGCGCATACCCTGATCAGATGCGTGCGGGCGAGTTGCGGGGAATCCTGCGTGGCCGGGATTTCCAGCGGCTGTACGCGACGCGGCTGGCCTCGCAGCTCACCGACGGCCTGTTCCAGGTGGCCCTCGCCGGCTACGTGTTCTTCTCCCCCGAACGGCAGACGACGGCCGGCAAGGCCGCGGCGGCGTTCGCGGTGACGCTGCTGCCGTACTCGGTCCTCGGGCCCTTCGCCGGGGTGTTCATCGACCGGTGGCGGCGCCGGCAGATCCTCGTCTGGACGCCGGTCCTGCGGGCCGTCCTGGTGCTGCTCGTCGCGGGCCTGGTCGCGGCCGGGCAGGACGGCCTCGGCTTCTTCCTCGGCGTCCTCGTCGTGCTGGGCGTCAACCGGTTCTTCCTCGCGGCGCTGTCGGCGGCGCTGCCGCACGTGGTGCGGCGCGAGCAGCTGGTGACGGCGAACGCGTTCTCGGTCACGTCCGGGACGATCATCTCGTTCGGCGGCGCGGGGATCGGCTACCTGCTGCGCCGGGTGTTCGGGGCGGGGCACGAGGGCACCGCGCTGATCCTGGTGGCCGCGGCCGGGCTCTTCGTGCTGGCGGGCCTGATCGCGACGACGCTGCCGAAGGGCCTGCTCGGGCCGCACGCGGCGGCCGGCGACCGGACGGAGGCGGCGCCGGGCGTCCGGGACGCGCTCGGCGGCGTCCTGCACGGGCTGGTCGCCGGGGGCAGGCACATCGCGCGGCGCCCGCAGGCGGCGCTGGCGCTCGGCGCGATCTCGTTCCACCGGTTCCTGTACGGCGTCATCCTGATCATGACGCTGCTGCTGTGCCGCAACCACTTCGCCGACGACCCCGACCGGGGCCTGGAGGTGTTCGCGCTCATGCTCGGGGTGTCCGGCGCCGGATACTTCGCGGCGGCGCTGATCACCCCGGCGGTGGTGCGGCGGATCAGCAAGCAGGCGTGGACGGCGTGGCTGCTCGCCGGTGCGGCGCTCAGCCTCCTGCTGCTCGGGACGTCGTTCACCGAGCGTCCCTGGGCCGTCGGCGCGTTCCTGCTGGGCGTCGTGTCGCAGGGCGTCAAGCTGTGCGTCGACACGACGCTGCAGGAGCTGATCGACGACGAGTACCGGGGCCGGGTGTTCGCCGTCTACGACATGCTGTTCAACGCGACGTTCGCCGCAGCGGCGGCGGCCGCGGCGGCCTGGCTGC
It encodes:
- a CDS encoding TetR/AcrR family transcriptional regulator, with the protein product MPRDTLSRDQIVRTAVALLDDEGLEGLNMRALGKRLDSAATAVYWHVKSKDNLVLLATDQVWGELTLPDPDAVGWRAAATAMAADLYRMFTRHPWLVQVFAAHLVYGESKARHDEHQLAVYEAGGFTGADADRAAAAVFTYVLGNAAGVAATASLTRRLDRDGGAREQFDAAMAQAREIAERFPRLRARLDSAAATGYAASPDQTFEFGLQSLLDGLERTASHPG
- a CDS encoding MFS transporter is translated as MRAGELRGILRGRDFQRLYATRLASQLTDGLFQVALAGYVFFSPERQTTAGKAAAAFAVTLLPYSVLGPFAGVFIDRWRRRQILVWTPVLRAVLVLLVAGLVAAGQDGLGFFLGVLVVLGVNRFFLAALSAALPHVVRREQLVTANAFSVTSGTIISFGGAGIGYLLRRVFGAGHEGTALILVAAAGLFVLAGLIATTLPKGLLGPHAAAGDRTEAAPGVRDALGGVLHGLVAGGRHIARRPQAALALGAISFHRFLYGVILIMTLLLCRNHFADDPDRGLEVFALMLGVSGAGYFAAALITPAVVRRISKQAWTAWLLAGAALSLLLLGTSFTERPWAVGAFLLGVVSQGVKLCVDTTLQELIDDEYRGRVFAVYDMLFNATFAAAAAAAAAWLPSDGRAVPTLLTVIAAYAAGAVAYRTAASRIHRPAHALR